ATAGTGAAGGGTCTATAGCAACCAAAACttaactgtagctttcttacttggcATACAAAGAGTAAAgcttcatatttaatatgattaaaaGAAGGGTCTTCTACTGTCACAACTTGAtattagctttcttacttgtcttTGCTAGAACAGTTTAGTATTAAtgatagcaaaaaaaaaataagaatatagcTGGAAAGTAAAGGGTCTATTACAGTTAAAACTTGGCTTTATCTTTCCCTTTTCGGTTTTATTACCTTTgcagtatttaatatataaacttaaaaagTGAATGGTCGAATACTATCAAAACTTCAACGTCCTTATTCGTTATTGTCCACAAGGCTtagcatttggtatttaatGTAGTATGATATAAACCATCACATACAAATTGGGATTAAGTTCTAGGAGTTATGAATGAAAGGGTCTAATACAGTCAgaacttgactgtagctttcatattttttttttttttagaaatccGAGGAGCTGGAAGATCTGGGCGATGGTCTGAAAATGCGAGAGTTTCTCATTCGCCAAGCGGACACACAAGTGCttactttgaaaattgaaGGTTAGTCTCTTGGAAATGAATTCATGAAAGATtactaataatatttgcttaaagAGCGCAACAGTGATCTCAATCGCCTGCATACGAAATGCAACGATGATGTTCATGCTCTGGCCCATTTGAAGAACAAGGAGCACATGTGGCGCCATACACATGAGCGAAATGTGAGGCATCTGCAGGACTGCATCGATAGGAATACGAAATTTCGCGAGCAGATTTATCGGGGGAAACTCGAGCATAATGCCATCAGTCGAGAAATTAGCAAATTGAGATTCGACGGCGGTCTCATGCAGTATCCGGCGTTGCTTGAAGACTTTGATCAGACTGTCAGCGATTTGTATGCAAAACGCAAATCGGTCGAGAAGCTGCGAAACACGCACAAGAGTCTGCTTAATCGCATTCGTTTGGCCGAGCAGCTTGCTGACGCGGTGTCCAGGCGAAAGAGCATCAAATCAACGGGGAGTATCCGAAAATCAACATTATTAGAAGCCGCCGATTTAGCCAAACAATTGCGAATCAGCGcattatcaaaataataattattataaatgttatattaattatattattatttattcacttttttatAATTACGCGTTTTCTTTTGTAAAGATAAGtaattattacatatattttaagtagACAATTCGAAATCTAATtctattataattttcttctcttctacGGTTCAGGCCAAAATTTTTAGTTtgaatagaataaaaaaattaggaaattttatggattttcatttaaaacgtTCTTTCCATTCCTATTCTTTTGTGACATagtcatatattatatttaaaaatctattaaatCCCTATTCATATCTTTCCAttgtcaatatttttttaaatgctgcCATAAAGAACCTCAGgaagttaatttttttaagtttacttCTATTTTGTAATgtactattatattattcagtCTTATATACAGAGAAAGCTATTTTGTGGACAATTTTTTGGTGCTAACCTTTaacatacacaaatttataagaaCACTTTAACAATCTTTTATAGTTTTGTTATATTCTATTCTTTGCTGCCTTACTTCATAAACTTGTTATATCATACATCCTAAATTTTGTGCTTTCTCTTGCAAAACAATACTATTCGAATTCTATCCCCCGTTTTCTATTTGATTTCGCTTTTTCCTTAATCCGTTCCATCTACCTTAACGTCTTTGGTTGTAATGTCGCTGAAGAGAACTGCAATTTCCTGCCCATTCTTGGCCCAATATCATAATAAGTGCCACTCtactaaatacataataacaaCGATAGCAAAAGCTGTCATGGCCATTGCTCGTACacttccttctctctctctctctctctctcttttgttctctacctatctctttctctttaaCTCCCTCTCTACCTTTCTCGCTCTGGCAACCGCACAGCGGGACATGTTCTGCCTGCTCGCATATAGAAAAGTCATGTTTTGCATCTTTTGGCAGCTGCCATATATCTTGGTAGGGTAACCCAAACAAGACTAACAAACATAGGATACATAGTCAactgcacgcacacacacacacaagcctACACAGGTGGCAGCACACTGTCAGTGTATTAGGTCTGTGGCCAGCACTAACGACagctacaaaaacaacagagTTAAGAGCACAAGGAGTAGTTGAAGAGGACAAAGAGGAGAGGGGCATGAGGTAGGCTGGGTGCCACCTCAGTGGCAGCTGCATGCAGATGAGCAGCAGtcagaggaagaggaagagaaggagagagagagagagagagagaggcaggcAGGAAGAAGGCAAACCAACGACGTGGACGTCTCCTTGGTATGCACAATTCATGTTGCACttaagcagcaacaacaacgaggagaaggggagcaacaacaacgtagAGAGGAgaagtaacagcaacaacaacaacaacaatgagaacaacaacaaaaagtgagTTTAGCTGCTGGAACAAGAAGTGGCGAATACTAATAGCAAAGAAGCTGTGCCGCCAACGGTGGCATGCaaccagccaggcagccagtgtgtggcagccacagcaggGTTAATGGCAAAggtgctgatgctgctgctgctgccgctgccccTTTGACCCCCCCTCACCATGCCGTTGACCCAGCGTCGTCTGCACTcctttctttttcattttttttaccTTTTGCTCAgctcgtttatttttttttttcgttgtttttcaCGTGTGTTTGGCACGCATGTTGCAAGCGCTTATCGCCTTCGTCAGCATGGGGCAACCACTCACCTTGCAGGTGAAGGCGGAAAAGGAGTGGGAAGAGACGTTTTTGGTTTTACTTCAGTTTGGCTGCTAAGACGAAATG
This window of the Drosophila albomicans strain 15112-1751.03 chromosome 2L, ASM965048v2, whole genome shotgun sequence genome carries:
- the LOC127565046 gene encoding coiled-coil domain-containing protein 96 isoform X2, whose translation is MSSQKHRRTKKKQKLSTSSSLRVTSLALDTDFTEMKLEDFTTAKSLSQLRSSKSMQKVGDVPKDGKKKQKARVPTTTEIEIKVNKTNKKSEELEDLGDGLKMREFLIRQADTQVLTLKIEERNSDLNRLHTKCNDDVHALAHLKNKEHMWRHTHERNVRHLQDCIDRNTKFREQIYRGKLEHNAISREISKLRFDGGLMQYPALLEDFDQTVSDLYAKRKSVEKLRNTHKSLLNRIRLAEQLADAVSRRKSIKSTGSIRKSTLLEAADLAKQLRISALSK